In a genomic window of Streptococcus oralis subsp. tigurinus:
- the yqeK gene encoding bis(5'-nucleosyl)-tetraphosphatase (symmetrical) YqeK, whose amino-acid sequence MAYQDYINCSREALLEKMAELLPEKRLTHCLGVERAAIELAQRFEVDAEKAGLAGLLHDYAKKLSDQEFLDLIDRHQLDTDLKNWGNNVWHGMVGIYKIQEDLDLHDPEILRAIEIHTVGAGQMTDLDKVIYVADYIEHNRAFPGVDVAREIAELSLNKAVAYETARTVEHLAHQGFPIYPQTLETYNAFVHYLKED is encoded by the coding sequence ATGGCATACCAAGACTATATCAACTGTTCCCGAGAGGCTTTGTTGGAAAAAATGGCAGAGCTTCTGCCTGAAAAACGTTTAACCCATTGTTTGGGGGTGGAGCGTGCAGCCATAGAACTTGCCCAGCGATTTGAAGTCGATGCTGAGAAAGCTGGTCTAGCAGGCCTTCTTCATGATTATGCTAAAAAGCTGTCAGATCAGGAATTTCTAGACTTGATTGACCGTCATCAGCTAGACACTGATCTCAAAAACTGGGGCAATAATGTCTGGCATGGTATGGTTGGCATCTACAAGATTCAGGAAGATTTGGATTTGCATGATCCAGAAATCCTGCGAGCTATTGAAATCCATACAGTCGGAGCTGGTCAGATGACCGATCTAGATAAAGTCATCTACGTCGCAGATTATATCGAGCACAATCGTGCCTTTCCAGGAGTGGATGTGGCGCGTGAAATTGCGGAGCTATCGCTCAATAAGGCAGTGGCCTACGAAACAGCTCGTACCGTGGAGCATTTAGCTCATCAGGGATTTCCCATCTATCCCCAAACCCTTGAAACCTATAACGCCTTTGTGCACTATTTGAAAGAGGACTAA
- a CDS encoding cysteine hydrolase family protein, translating into MRTAFIIIDVQNILVETGFQTNSLLEKISYLQNQARSKNIEIIYVQHIEDSEAQTSEDWQLSELLNRKPNEKVFQKKYNSIFKETGLKEYLDKQGIEKLVLCGMQTEYCVDTSVKVAFEYGYQLIIPEGTCTTFDGNDIPAETINEFYEDIWVGRFADVLDYKHIF; encoded by the coding sequence ATGAGGACGGCTTTTATAATCATTGATGTTCAGAATATTTTAGTGGAAACCGGTTTTCAGACAAATAGTCTATTGGAAAAAATTTCTTATTTACAAAACCAGGCTAGAAGCAAGAATATCGAAATTATCTATGTTCAACATATTGAGGACTCTGAAGCTCAAACATCAGAAGATTGGCAGTTATCTGAGCTTTTAAATCGAAAACCTAATGAAAAGGTCTTTCAGAAGAAGTATAACAGTATTTTCAAAGAAACTGGTTTAAAAGAATACTTGGATAAACAGGGAATTGAAAAATTAGTTTTATGTGGTATGCAGACAGAATATTGTGTGGATACCTCTGTCAAGGTTGCCTTTGAATATGGCTATCAGCTTATTATTCCAGAAGGAACTTGCACAACGTTTGATGGGAATGACATTCCAGCAGAAACGATAAATGAATTTTATGAGGACATTTGGGTGGGGCGCTTTGCAGATGTCCTAGATTACAAACATATTTTCTAG